The region CTATCGGTTGATCAATGTCCGTTTGAGCGCAGGCTGTCGCGAATGTTCGGACGCGCCGTTGATGTGGTGTCCCGCAATGCCGTCAATCCCGACTTCTTACCGGACGAGGACAAGAGTACGCCGCAGCTCGATCTTTTGGCTCGTGTCGAACGAGAGCTACCGGTGCGGCTCGACCAAGAGCGCACCGATATGGTTGTTTGCCATGGTGATCCCTGCATGCCGAACTTCATGGTGGACCCTAAAACTCTTCAATGCACGGGTCTGATCGACCTTGGGCGGCTCGGAACAGCAGATCGCTATGCCGATTTGGCACTCATGATTGCTAACGCCGAAGAGAACTGGGCAGCGCCAGATG is a window of Senegalia massiliensis DNA encoding:
- a CDS encoding APH(3'') family aminoglycoside O-phosphotransferase, translated to EEQEGACLVITAIPGVPAADLSGADLLKAWPSMGQQLGAVHSLSVDQCPFERRLSRMFGRAVDVVSRNAVNPDFLPDEDKSTPQLDLLARVERELPVRLDQERTDMVVCHGDPCMPNFMVDPKTLQCTGLIDLGRLGTADRYADLALMIANAEENWAAPDEAERAFAVLFNVLGIEAPDRERLAFYLRLDPLTWG